The Diadema setosum chromosome 4, eeDiaSeto1, whole genome shotgun sequence genome window below encodes:
- the LOC140227579 gene encoding ran-specific GTPase-activating protein-like codes for MMADQPQQQQQQVEETPSPEIYFEPIVKLKPVEVKTLEEDEEELFKMRAKLYRYANEESPAEWKERGTGEIKLLKRKDDTEGKVRILMRRDKTFKICANHYISLTMDLKPNCGSDKAFVWHTQADFADEKPKPETLAIKFANAENAKKFKEKVDECQEELRKYNESDDEKEDDMPENASKETDKSKQEADDVAEKLGGMTVNDADKKDGSEKKDEAKEGAEKEKEKKEESTADPSKAGSEGKGDAKEES; via the exons CaaccacaacagcaacaacaacaagtggAGGAGACACCAAGTCCCGAGATTTACTTTGAGCCCATTGTGAAGCTGAAGCCAGTGGAAGTGAAAACACTggaagaagatgaggaggagcTGTTTAAAAT GAGAGCCAAATTGTACCGTTATGCCAACGAGGAGAGCCCAGCAGAGTGGAAGGAGAGAGGGACCGGGGAGATCAAACTACTGAAGAGGAAGGATGACACGGAAGGCAAAGTGAGGATACTCATGAGGCGAGACAAGACGTTCAAGATCTGTGCCAACCATTACA tttCCCTGACGATGGACTTGAAGCCTAACTGTGGTAGCGACAAGGCCTTTGTCTGGCACACACAGGCAGACTTTGCAGATGAGAAGCCCAAGCCAGAGACACTAGCCATCAAGTTTGCAAATGCAGAAA ATGCAAAGAAGTTCAAAGAGAAGGTAGACGAATGCCAGGAAGAACTGCGCAAGTACAACGAATCAG ATGATGAAAAGGAGGATGACATGCCGGAGAATGCATCCAAGGAGACGGACAAGTCCAAACAGGAAGCAGACGACGTCGCCGAGAAGCTGGGCGGCATGACGGTCAACGACGCAGACAAGAAGGACGGGTCCGAGAAGAAAGACGAGGCGAAGGAGGGCGcggagaaggaaaaggagaagaaggaggagagcACGGCGGATCCATCCAAGGCTGGCTCGGAAGGAAAAGGGGACGCCAAGGAGGAATCTTGA